A window of Cyanobacteria bacterium GSL.Bin1 genomic DNA:
CTAGAAAAAAGGTAGAAAAACAACATAATCATATTGCTTTCAAGCGGAAAGACTACCAATTCAAACTAGCCCATAAACTTTGCGACATGGCGGATACTATCTTTGTTGAAGATATTGATTTCCGAATAATGGCAAAAGGTTTTTTAGGGAAACATAGCTTGGATGCGGGGTTTGGACAGTTTCGTACTATCCTCAAGTTTGTTGGTAAAAAACGGGGAGTCTTTGTGGGAGAAGTTGACCATAAAGGAACATCCCAAACTTGCCCAAACTGTCGAACCACAGTAAGAAAAGAACTCTCAGATCGAGTGCATTCTTGCCTTGAATGTGGATACGAAACAGATAGGGACGTTGCTTCTGCTCAAGAAATCTGTAATCGAGGAATAGAAACGTATCGGGGGACTCCCGAAAAGCAAGAAATAGGCTCTCAAGTCGAGGTGTCGGGGGCAATGTGCCTAGATAACTGGCGTAG
This region includes:
- a CDS encoding transposase produces the protein RKKVEKQHNHIAFKRKDYQFKLAHKLCDMADTIFVEDIDFRIMAKGFLGKHSLDAGFGQFRTILKFVGKKRGVFVGEVDHKGTSQTCPNCRTTVRKELSDRVHSCLECGYETDRDVASAQEICNRGIETYRGTPEKQEIGSQVEVSGAMCLDNWRRGAMPIREDGKPAL